One genomic region from Deinococcus planocerae encodes:
- a CDS encoding transposase, producing the protein MGRTDLTEQQWAQLRPLLPPHSKRGHAYKDHRVVLNGIIWRQKTGAPWRDIPERYGSWHTCHDR; encoded by the coding sequence ATGGGACGGACAGATTTAACCGAGCAGCAGTGGGCTCAACTTCGCCCACTGCTGCCCCCACACTCCAAGCGAGGACACGCCTACAAGGACCACCGCGTCGTCCTGAACGGCATCATCTGGCGCCAGAAGACCGGCGCACCCTGGCGGGACATTCCTGAGCGGTACGGGTCATGGCATACCTGCCATGACCG